The following proteins come from a genomic window of Anas platyrhynchos isolate ZD024472 breed Pekin duck chromosome 20, IASCAAS_PekinDuck_T2T, whole genome shotgun sequence:
- the IFT22 gene encoding intraflagellar transport protein 22 homolog isoform X1 has translation MLKAKVLLVGPREVSEPPARPPPAACPRVSAGKSVLANFVSESIEGIGSYVPTQGVRILEYEKPNLNGNSKGAACRLELWDCSGDQKFETCWPALMKDSHGVIIIFNPDMPSHLKEIEMWYSCFVQQQPLLDSQCLLVAHHKPGSTEDTENLSLAHPLNKLKLVHSNLEEDPEDVRMEFMKYFRSIINIINENREKEEMSIIS, from the exons ATGTTGAAGGCgaaggtgctgctggtggggccCCGCGAGGTGAGCGAGCCCCCGGctcggccgccccccgccgcttGTCCCCGGGTCTCG GCTGGAAAATCCGTGCTAGCAAATTTTGTCTCGGAGAGCATAGAAGGGATCGGCAGCTACGTCCCGACGCAAGGAGTGAG GATCCTGGAGTACGAGAAGCCCAACTTAAACGGTAACAGCAAGGGAGCTGCGTGTCGTTTGGAGCTGTGGGATTGCAGCGGCGATCAGAA GTTTGAAACATGCTGGCCAGCTCTGATGAAGGACTCTCACGGCGTAATAATAATCTTCAATCCTGACATGCCCAGTCACctgaaagaaattgaaatgtgGTACTCCTGTtttgtgcagcagcagccactgcttGATAGTCAGTGTCTCCTGGTTGCACATCACAAGCCAGGCAGTACAGAGGACACAGAAAATCTATCCTTAG CTCACCCACTGAACAAGCTGAAACTAGTACATTCCAACTTAGAAGAAGATCCTGAAGATGTTCGGATGGAATTTATGAAATACTTCAGAAGCATTATCAACATAATAAATGagaacagagagaaggaagaaatgtcAATTATCTCATAA
- the IFT22 gene encoding intraflagellar transport protein 22 homolog isoform X2, which produces MLKAKVLLVGPREAGKSVLANFVSESIEGIGSYVPTQGVRILEYEKPNLNGNSKGAACRLELWDCSGDQKFETCWPALMKDSHGVIIIFNPDMPSHLKEIEMWYSCFVQQQPLLDSQCLLVAHHKPGSTEDTENLSLAHPLNKLKLVHSNLEEDPEDVRMEFMKYFRSIINIINENREKEEMSIIS; this is translated from the exons ATGTTGAAGGCgaaggtgctgctggtggggccCCGCGAG GCTGGAAAATCCGTGCTAGCAAATTTTGTCTCGGAGAGCATAGAAGGGATCGGCAGCTACGTCCCGACGCAAGGAGTGAG GATCCTGGAGTACGAGAAGCCCAACTTAAACGGTAACAGCAAGGGAGCTGCGTGTCGTTTGGAGCTGTGGGATTGCAGCGGCGATCAGAA GTTTGAAACATGCTGGCCAGCTCTGATGAAGGACTCTCACGGCGTAATAATAATCTTCAATCCTGACATGCCCAGTCACctgaaagaaattgaaatgtgGTACTCCTGTtttgtgcagcagcagccactgcttGATAGTCAGTGTCTCCTGGTTGCACATCACAAGCCAGGCAGTACAGAGGACACAGAAAATCTATCCTTAG CTCACCCACTGAACAAGCTGAAACTAGTACATTCCAACTTAGAAGAAGATCCTGAAGATGTTCGGATGGAATTTATGAAATACTTCAGAAGCATTATCAACATAATAAATGagaacagagagaaggaagaaatgtcAATTATCTCATAA